In Hyperolius riggenbachi isolate aHypRig1 chromosome 10, aHypRig1.pri, whole genome shotgun sequence, a genomic segment contains:
- the LOC137534557 gene encoding gastrula zinc finger protein XlCGF57.1-like isoform X3, which yields MRTVRRRPFPQRSAQNEIRPEFEEDDAEEEQKDGSSHRSTAVRCPSPLYSDGSDAEYTRQDFQLESPGGGVDAEMLQEEDLYMAEERENKEENEAAIDLDAGYEVDYDRRLDLYHSTSGDVSSEAYYKKIAEEYDQIDTEENPPMEGGKQYICSECGKSFNHFSYLTKHQRSHSGEKPFTCIECGKCFTYKPSLVAHQRVHTGEKPYACSDCGKLFASKFNLKTHEKIHTGDKPVVCPACGKCFSNNPALVKHLRIHTGEKPFSCSQCGKFFSSRSGLNAHLILHTGEKPFMCSECGKSFANQSNLISHRIIHTGEKPYTCLECGKGFANQSNLAKHRIIHTEQKPFLCVECGKFFTRKGSLDKHRKRIHEKAKYILQS from the exons ATGAGGACTGTAAGGAGGAGGCCGTTCCCCCAGAGATCAGCACAG AATGAAATTCGACCTGAatttgaagaagatgatgcagaaGAGGAACAGAAGG ATGGATCGAGTCACAGGAGCACAGCAGTGAGATGTCCCAGCCCTCTGTATTCAGATGGTTCAGATGCTGAATACACTCGTCAGGATTTCCAG TTGGAGTCTCCAGGAGGAGGAGTAGATGCTGAGATGTTGCAGGAAGAAGATTTGTACATGGCGGAAGAGCGGGAGAACAAGGAGGAGAATGAGGCGGCTATAGATCTTGACGCAG GTTATGAAGTGGATTATGATCGCAGACTAGATCTTTACCATTCAACATCTGGAGATGTTAGCAGTGAGGCCTACTACAAAAAGATTGCAGAGGAGTATGACCAGATAGACACTGAGGAAAACCCACCAATGGAAGGGGGGAAGCAGTACATTTGCAGTGAATGTGGGAAGAGTTTCAACCATTTCTCTTATCTTACCAAACACCAGCGCTCCCACTCAGGAGAGAAGCCATTTACCTGtattgaatgtgggaaatgtttcacctaTAAGCCTAGCCTGGTGGCCCACCAGCGGGTCCACACAGGAGagaaaccctatgcctgctcaGATTGTGGCAAACTTTTTGCTAGCAAGTTCAACTTGAAGACCCATGAGAAGATCCACACTGGTGATAAGCCGGTGGTGTGCCCAGCATGCGGCAAGTGCTTCAGCAACAATCCGGCCCTGGTGAAGCACCTTCGGATCCACACGGGTGAGAAACCGTTCAGCTGTAGCCAGTGTGGCAAGTTCTTCTCAAGCCGGTCTGGCCTCAATGCCCACCTCATACTTCACACAGGGGAAAAACCCTTCATGTGCTCTGAGTGTGGAAAATCCTTCGCCAACCAGTCCAACCTCATCTCTCACCGCATCATCCACACGGGCGAAAAGCCGTACACCTGCCTAGAATGCGGCAAGGGCTTTGCCAACCAGTCCAACCTGGCCAAACACAGGATCATCCACACAGAACAGAAACCTTTCCTGTGTGTGGAATGTGGGAAGTTCTTCACTCGTAAAGGAAGTCTGGACAAGCATCGGAAAAGGATCCATGAGAAGGCCAAATATATACTCCAGTCCTGA
- the LOC137534557 gene encoding gastrula zinc finger protein XlCGF57.1-like isoform X2 has product MTFRQLLVANRGGDEEDNVRGDEDCKEEAVPPEISTDGPIRRNSVQRRPLPIFSLKRDGRKWQRIYIRNEIRPEFEEDDAEEEQKDGSSHRSTAVRCPSPLYSDGSDAEYTRQDFQLESPGGGVDAEMLQEEDLYMAEERENKEENEAAIDLDAGYEVDYDRRLDLYHSTSGDVSSEAYYKKIAEEYDQIDTEENPPMEGGKQYICSECGKSFNHFSYLTKHQRSHSGEKPFTCIECGKCFTYKPSLVAHQRVHTGEKPYACSDCGKLFASKFNLKTHEKIHTGDKPVVCPACGKCFSNNPALVKHLRIHTGEKPFSCSQCGKFFSSRSGLNAHLILHTGEKPFMCSECGKSFANQSNLISHRIIHTGEKPYTCLECGKGFANQSNLAKHRIIHTEQKPFLCVECGKFFTRKGSLDKHRKRIHEKAKYILQS; this is encoded by the exons GTGGCAAATCGAGGTGGTGATGAAGAGGACAATGTGAGGGGTGATGAGGACTGTAAGGAGGAGGCCGTTCCCCCAGAGATCAGCACAG ATGGACCCATCAGGCGAAATTCAGTTCAGCGGCGCCCCCTTCCTATCTTTTCCCTTAAAAGGGATGGAAGAAAATGGCAAAGGATATACATTAGG AATGAAATTCGACCTGAatttgaagaagatgatgcagaaGAGGAACAGAAGG ATGGATCGAGTCACAGGAGCACAGCAGTGAGATGTCCCAGCCCTCTGTATTCAGATGGTTCAGATGCTGAATACACTCGTCAGGATTTCCAG TTGGAGTCTCCAGGAGGAGGAGTAGATGCTGAGATGTTGCAGGAAGAAGATTTGTACATGGCGGAAGAGCGGGAGAACAAGGAGGAGAATGAGGCGGCTATAGATCTTGACGCAG GTTATGAAGTGGATTATGATCGCAGACTAGATCTTTACCATTCAACATCTGGAGATGTTAGCAGTGAGGCCTACTACAAAAAGATTGCAGAGGAGTATGACCAGATAGACACTGAGGAAAACCCACCAATGGAAGGGGGGAAGCAGTACATTTGCAGTGAATGTGGGAAGAGTTTCAACCATTTCTCTTATCTTACCAAACACCAGCGCTCCCACTCAGGAGAGAAGCCATTTACCTGtattgaatgtgggaaatgtttcacctaTAAGCCTAGCCTGGTGGCCCACCAGCGGGTCCACACAGGAGagaaaccctatgcctgctcaGATTGTGGCAAACTTTTTGCTAGCAAGTTCAACTTGAAGACCCATGAGAAGATCCACACTGGTGATAAGCCGGTGGTGTGCCCAGCATGCGGCAAGTGCTTCAGCAACAATCCGGCCCTGGTGAAGCACCTTCGGATCCACACGGGTGAGAAACCGTTCAGCTGTAGCCAGTGTGGCAAGTTCTTCTCAAGCCGGTCTGGCCTCAATGCCCACCTCATACTTCACACAGGGGAAAAACCCTTCATGTGCTCTGAGTGTGGAAAATCCTTCGCCAACCAGTCCAACCTCATCTCTCACCGCATCATCCACACGGGCGAAAAGCCGTACACCTGCCTAGAATGCGGCAAGGGCTTTGCCAACCAGTCCAACCTGGCCAAACACAGGATCATCCACACAGAACAGAAACCTTTCCTGTGTGTGGAATGTGGGAAGTTCTTCACTCGTAAAGGAAGTCTGGACAAGCATCGGAAAAGGATCCATGAGAAGGCCAAATATATACTCCAGTCCTGA
- the LOC137534557 gene encoding uncharacterized protein isoform X1: protein MDDFQTAFDGFDNRNCRNSADRRTSPVYFSDSEDECQTLPQQVANRGGDEEDNVRGDEDCKEEAVPPEISTDGPIRRNSVQRRPLPIFSLKRDGRKWQRIYIRNEIRPEFEEDDAEEEQKDGSSHRSTAVRCPSPLYSDGSDAEYTRQDFQLESPGGGVDAEMLQEEDLYMAEERENKEENEAAIDLDAGYEVDYDRRLDLYHSTSGDVSSEAYYKKIAEEYDQIDTEENPPMEGGKQYICSECGKSFNHFSYLTKHQRSHSGEKPFTCIECGKCFTYKPSLVAHQRVHTGEKPYACSDCGKLFASKFNLKTHEKIHTGDKPVVCPACGKCFSNNPALVKHLRIHTGEKPFSCSQCGKFFSSRSGLNAHLILHTGEKPFMCSECGKSFANQSNLISHRIIHTGEKPYTCLECGKGFANQSNLAKHRIIHTEQKPFLCVECGKFFTRKGSLDKHRKRIHEKAKYILQS from the exons GTGGCAAATCGAGGTGGTGATGAAGAGGACAATGTGAGGGGTGATGAGGACTGTAAGGAGGAGGCCGTTCCCCCAGAGATCAGCACAG ATGGACCCATCAGGCGAAATTCAGTTCAGCGGCGCCCCCTTCCTATCTTTTCCCTTAAAAGGGATGGAAGAAAATGGCAAAGGATATACATTAGG AATGAAATTCGACCTGAatttgaagaagatgatgcagaaGAGGAACAGAAGG ATGGATCGAGTCACAGGAGCACAGCAGTGAGATGTCCCAGCCCTCTGTATTCAGATGGTTCAGATGCTGAATACACTCGTCAGGATTTCCAG TTGGAGTCTCCAGGAGGAGGAGTAGATGCTGAGATGTTGCAGGAAGAAGATTTGTACATGGCGGAAGAGCGGGAGAACAAGGAGGAGAATGAGGCGGCTATAGATCTTGACGCAG GTTATGAAGTGGATTATGATCGCAGACTAGATCTTTACCATTCAACATCTGGAGATGTTAGCAGTGAGGCCTACTACAAAAAGATTGCAGAGGAGTATGACCAGATAGACACTGAGGAAAACCCACCAATGGAAGGGGGGAAGCAGTACATTTGCAGTGAATGTGGGAAGAGTTTCAACCATTTCTCTTATCTTACCAAACACCAGCGCTCCCACTCAGGAGAGAAGCCATTTACCTGtattgaatgtgggaaatgtttcacctaTAAGCCTAGCCTGGTGGCCCACCAGCGGGTCCACACAGGAGagaaaccctatgcctgctcaGATTGTGGCAAACTTTTTGCTAGCAAGTTCAACTTGAAGACCCATGAGAAGATCCACACTGGTGATAAGCCGGTGGTGTGCCCAGCATGCGGCAAGTGCTTCAGCAACAATCCGGCCCTGGTGAAGCACCTTCGGATCCACACGGGTGAGAAACCGTTCAGCTGTAGCCAGTGTGGCAAGTTCTTCTCAAGCCGGTCTGGCCTCAATGCCCACCTCATACTTCACACAGGGGAAAAACCCTTCATGTGCTCTGAGTGTGGAAAATCCTTCGCCAACCAGTCCAACCTCATCTCTCACCGCATCATCCACACGGGCGAAAAGCCGTACACCTGCCTAGAATGCGGCAAGGGCTTTGCCAACCAGTCCAACCTGGCCAAACACAGGATCATCCACACAGAACAGAAACCTTTCCTGTGTGTGGAATGTGGGAAGTTCTTCACTCGTAAAGGAAGTCTGGACAAGCATCGGAAAAGGATCCATGAGAAGGCCAAATATATACTCCAGTCCTGA